In one window of Protaetiibacter larvae DNA:
- a CDS encoding urease subunit gamma, which translates to MHLTPADTEKLLLAVAGMVARDRLSRGIALNYPEAVALISNWVLEGAREGRSVPELMNAGRTVLRREQVLAGVPEMLHEVQVEATFPDGRKLVTIHHPID; encoded by the coding sequence GTGCACCTCACCCCGGCCGACACCGAGAAGCTCCTGCTGGCCGTCGCCGGCATGGTCGCGCGCGACCGGCTCAGCCGGGGGATCGCGCTCAACTACCCCGAGGCGGTGGCGCTCATCTCGAACTGGGTGCTCGAGGGGGCCCGCGAGGGTCGCAGCGTTCCGGAGCTCATGAACGCCGGACGCACCGTGCTGCGCCGCGAGCAGGTGCTCGCGGGGGTGCCCGAGATGCTCCACGAGGTGCAGGTCGAGGCCACCTTCCCCGACGGGCGCAAGCTCGTCACCATCCACCACCCCATCGACTGA
- the ureB gene encoding urease subunit beta: MATASGTGPGAMRVRDGDIELNADRGDTERIRLVFVNTGDRPIQLGSHLHLPDANTALEFDRAAAHGFRLDIPSGTSQRFEPGASRELDAVAIRGTRVVPGIQLKTDGGVL, from the coding sequence GTGGCAACCGCATCCGGCACGGGACCCGGCGCGATGCGCGTCCGGGACGGCGACATCGAACTCAACGCCGACCGCGGCGACACCGAGCGCATCCGCCTGGTGTTCGTCAACACCGGCGACCGCCCCATCCAGCTCGGCTCCCACCTGCACCTGCCCGACGCGAACACGGCGCTCGAGTTCGACCGCGCCGCCGCCCACGGCTTCCGACTCGACATCCCCTCCGGCACCTCGCAGCGCTTCGAGCCGGGGGCCTCCCGCGAGCTCGACGCCGTCGCCATCCGCGGCACCCGCGTCGTGCCGGGCATCCAGCTCAAGACGGACGGCGGGGTGCTCTGA
- a CDS encoding urease subunit alpha has translation MVRITRARYAAIYGPTVGDQLRLGDTELWIEVEEDRTAGGEEAVFGGGKSIRESMAQSTLSRAGGALDTVITNAIILDWWGVVRADIGIRDGRIVGIGHAGNPELSDGIDMVIGPSTDVVSGEGRIVTAGAIDSHVHLLSPSQLHEALATGITTVVGGGTGPSEGSKATTVTPGAWHLSSILRALDTLPVNVLLLGKGNTVSAEALAEQALAGAGGYKVHEDWGSTPAAIDAALRAADDWGLQVALHSDSLNEAGYVESTIRAIGGRSIHAFHVEGAGGGHAPDILTLASLPHVIPGSTNPTLPHTVNTVAEHLDMLMVCHHLNPAVPEDLAFAESRIRATTIAAEDILHDLGALSITSSDAQAMGRIGEVITRTWQVAHVMKLRRGALGASLPADNERARRYVAKYTINPAIAHGVDAEIGSVEVGKLADLVLWDPRFFGVRPEVVMKGGVLAWGALGDPNASIPTPQPVLQRPAFGDAIGADTSLAFVSPAAIDAGLAGELGLRRRLHAVAPTRGIGKADMRCNAALPRIDIRPDTFEIAIDGEPVVPAPAESLPLAQLYQLF, from the coding sequence ATGGTGCGGATCACGCGGGCGCGCTACGCCGCCATCTACGGGCCGACCGTCGGCGACCAGCTGCGCCTCGGCGACACCGAGCTCTGGATCGAGGTCGAGGAGGATCGCACCGCGGGCGGGGAGGAGGCGGTCTTCGGCGGCGGCAAGTCGATCCGCGAGTCGATGGCGCAGTCCACGCTCAGCCGGGCGGGCGGCGCGCTCGACACCGTCATCACGAACGCGATCATCCTCGACTGGTGGGGCGTGGTCCGGGCCGACATCGGCATCCGCGACGGACGCATCGTCGGGATCGGCCACGCCGGCAACCCCGAGCTGAGCGACGGCATCGACATGGTCATCGGCCCGTCGACGGACGTCGTCTCGGGCGAGGGGCGCATCGTCACCGCGGGCGCGATCGACTCGCACGTGCACCTGCTCTCGCCGTCGCAGCTGCACGAGGCCCTCGCGACCGGCATCACGACGGTCGTCGGCGGCGGCACTGGGCCGTCCGAAGGGTCGAAGGCCACGACCGTGACGCCGGGCGCCTGGCATCTGAGCAGCATCCTGCGCGCACTCGACACCCTGCCGGTCAACGTTCTGCTGCTCGGGAAGGGCAACACGGTCTCGGCCGAGGCGCTCGCCGAGCAGGCGCTCGCCGGCGCGGGCGGCTACAAGGTGCACGAGGACTGGGGATCGACGCCCGCGGCGATCGACGCCGCCCTCCGCGCCGCCGATGACTGGGGGCTGCAGGTCGCTCTCCATTCGGACTCGCTGAACGAGGCCGGCTACGTCGAGTCGACGATCCGCGCCATCGGCGGCAGATCCATCCACGCCTTCCACGTCGAGGGGGCCGGCGGCGGGCACGCCCCCGACATCCTGACCCTCGCGTCGCTGCCGCACGTGATCCCCGGCTCGACCAACCCGACCCTGCCGCACACCGTCAACACGGTCGCCGAGCATCTCGACATGCTCATGGTCTGCCACCACCTGAACCCCGCGGTGCCCGAGGACCTCGCCTTCGCGGAGTCCCGCATCCGGGCGACCACCATCGCGGCCGAGGACATCCTGCACGACCTGGGTGCCCTGTCGATCACCTCCTCGGATGCGCAGGCGATGGGCCGCATCGGCGAGGTCATCACCCGCACCTGGCAGGTCGCGCACGTCATGAAGCTGCGGCGCGGAGCGCTCGGGGCGAGCCTCCCCGCCGACAACGAGCGGGCCCGCCGCTACGTCGCCAAGTACACGATCAACCCGGCGATCGCCCACGGCGTCGACGCCGAGATCGGCTCCGTCGAGGTGGGCAAGCTCGCCGACCTCGTGCTGTGGGATCCGCGCTTCTTCGGGGTGCGGCCCGAGGTCGTCATGAAGGGGGGCGTGCTCGCCTGGGGGGCGCTCGGCGATCCGAACGCCTCCATCCCCACCCCGCAGCCCGTGCTGCAGCGGCCCGCCTTCGGCGACGCCATCGGGGCGGACACCTCGCTCGCCTTCGTCTCCCCCGCGGCGATCGATGCGGGGCTCGCGGGGGAGCTCGGCCTGCGGCGGCGGCTGCACGCCGTGGCACCGACCCGCGGCATCGGCAAGGCCGACATGCGGTGCAACGCCGCGCTGCCGCGCATCGACATCCGCCCCGACACCTTCGAGATCGCGATCGACGGGGAGCCCGTCGTGCCCGCACCCGCCGAATCGCTGCCCCTCGCGCAGCTGTACCAACTGTTCTGA